The Deltaproteobacteria bacterium nucleotide sequence AAAATCTTGGATCCTTTCGGCCCCCAAGGCCCCCTCTTCCAAGGCGAGAGGATAGAGTTCCCCGGGATCCCGCCGACTGCGATAATAGACATTTAAAGGTGCGGCCCATAAATGCCGCAGAGGAGTAAAAGGCAGCAGGGCGATCAGGGCCAGGACGGTCATCAAATGGAGACGGATGACTATTTGCAGGAACAAGGGGGAATCCGGCACCCCGCATGAAACCAGCCAACCTATGGGAGAGGTCCAGGAATCCCCTGGATCAAGGCCTATGCGTGTCCCTTCGGCCAGAAATCCGGTTACCAGGATGATCAACAGGAGCATCAGAGGTGTGACCGTCTTTGGGGAGATAGGAAAATCCGGGTGATTGATCCGGCGGAAAAGGAACCAAAGGGTCCCGGCCAGTAGGGCCGCTCCCAGAAGGTCCAGAAAAAGGGATATGAATTGAGCCACAGGCCGGGGCATGGAAAAATTGAATTGAGCCAGAATGATGGCTATCAGCGGGAGGACCAATCCCCAGAACAAAAACAGGTGCGCCGGCCCGGAGGGCTTCTTTCGCAAAATTCTTTTATGTCCCCAAAGATAACCGATAAGACCTTTCCAATCCCCTGAGCGAGATTCTGGTTTCCCTTTTTTCCACAAGGTTCCCCGCCTGATCAAGCCGAAAGCACAAACCATCAAGGCCAGGGTTACAAAAAAGAAATCAAAGGCAGTCAGCATGGTTACCTTTAGAAAATACCGTTCGTCGTTCAGTGTTCGGCGTTCGTCGAAACAGCTTAAGGCTCAAAGCTGAAAGGACCAAAAAATAAAACAATGTGTACCCAAACCCATTTTCAAACCTTGGGAGCCCCCTTAGGGCCTGAGGATTTAGGACCGATCTTCCGAAATCTGGTCCAAACGAATCCTGCCCCGCCTAAACCAAGCAGGATAAGCAAGGCCTGATCCAAAACCAGGGCAGCAAAAACTGCGGGGTGGGTTTTGGAATCCGCCTTCGGATGGATATATCCCAGAATCTCTGCCCGTTTCCCAAGTTCTCCGTGGCACTTATAACACGTTTGGTTATTAAGAGGTTGCTTCTCTCCATGGGCGCCCTGTCCTTGATGACATCCCAGACAATTGCCCTTCCGGTAGAGCCGGCTAAAATCCTGTTTGCCATGAGAAGCCACCTGAAAAGAAGAAAACCAGGACCAATAATTTACCGGCCGGATTTCCTGGTCATGGCAGTCGTTACAATTGACCTTGCCCGGACCTTTGATTTCCTGATGACCTGGATCCTTAATCCCGGTGTGGCAATCCTGGCAGGAAAGGCTTTGACGGCCATGGACTGATTCAAGAAATTCCTTGCCGGAGATTTGTCTGGCGGCCTTTGCGCCCCCTTTTTCATGGCAGCCAAGACAGTCTTCGGTGGTGTAAGCCCAAGGAAGTTGAGGAAAGGATAAAACCAGTAATCCAAGCAGCAGAAAAAAGCGGATACCCATGGCTTCAGGCACCCTCCTTCATTTTTTGAATCGCCTCGATCAAGAGAGGGAGCACCTGGTGGACATCTCCCACCACACCCAGGTCGGCAAACCGGAAAATCCGGGCTTGAGGATCGGTATCGATGGCCATAACCAACTTGGATTTTTCCATCCCCACGGTGAATTCATTGGCCCCCGAAATTCCGCAGGCGATCATTAATCGAGGGGTAACTGTTTTTCCGGTCTGGCCGATCTGCCTTTCAAAGGGCAAGGTTTTCCAATCGATCAGGGGGCGCGTGCCGGCCACTGTTCCTCCCAGGGCGCCGGCCAGTTCATGGATAATGGAAAAGGCTTCATCCCGGCCCACTCCACGGCCGGCGGCGATGATCATATCGGCTTCTTCCAGGTCCATAACTTCCGGCAGGGCCTCGATGCGTTCCAGCAGTTTTATTTGCGGAATTCCGAGTGGCCCAGAAAAAG carries:
- a CDS encoding respiratory nitrate reductase subunit gamma — protein: MLTAFDFFFVTLALMVCAFGLIRRGTLWKKGKPESRSGDWKGLIGYLWGHKRILRKKPSGPAHLFLFWGLVLPLIAIILAQFNFSMPRPVAQFISLFLDLLGAALLAGTLWFLFRRINHPDFPISPKTVTPLMLLLIILVTGFLAEGTRIGLDPGDSWTSPIGWLVSCGVPDSPLFLQIVIRLHLMTVLALIALLPFTPLRHLWAAPLNVYYRSRRDPGELYPLALEEGALGAERIQDF